ATTTTCGGTTTTGAGGACGGTGCGGCAAAAAGAATTTTGGTAAATTTGGATTTGACCGGCGATTTTCGCACAAACTACAAAAACGAAGCGAACTTGGACGCTAAAGGAATGATAAGCCCAAGAATAAGCGCAAATTTGAACGTTGTTTCGTTTTATTCGAAAATGGATATTTGGACGCAGTTTAGAAGCGACACCGTTTGGCGTTTGAATGACTATCAACCGTTTCACGGGCAAACATATAATATTGTCGGAAACGACGACTCGTCTGGTTTTCGAGCGTTGGACGCATTTCGCGGCGGAATTTCCGCGCAATTTAAAAACGCGAGGATTGATGTCGCCGTAGATAATTTAACTTCAGGTCCGGCAACGTATAATCGCCTTATTTTGAATGCCGTCGATAAACCGCTTTTTTACACGAGAATTATGTTGGATTTCAAAAAAATGCAGTATTATCAGATTTTCGGAATGCTGCGAGAGTTGAATCTTTACAACAAATATTTATATTATCACAGACTTCAATTTCCGTTCTTAGAAGGCGGATTGACGTTCGGATTGAGCGAGTCTATTATTTCCGGTTCGACCGGCGACGACGAGACGATGTTTAAGCCGCACTCTCAACATTTAGAGCCTTCGCATTTGAATAGGGACCGCAAAGTTGAGCCGGTTTATATGATTCCGTTTATGCCTTACGTATTTGCGGAGCATTACGGCGGCGATTTGGACAATAAGCAAATAGCGCTTGATTTTGAGATTAAACTTCCTCAAACGATGCGCTGGTATATTGAGTTTTTAATCGACGATTGCCAATCTCCCCTTGAAATGTTTAACGACCGGTGGGGCAATAAATGGGCGGTAACCTTGGGAACGCAGTGGTTTCCTGAAATTGCCGGAAAAAATGCGGTTTTTGGGCTGGAATACTGCCGAGTTGAGCCGTGGGTATATACGCACTTTTACGGAGTCGCCAATAATTACGAGCATTACGGAAAAAACATAGGAGCGGAATTAGGACCTAATTCGGCGCAAATACGCGGCTTGGCTCAGTACTATTTTTCACAAAAACACGGATTACAGGTTGAAGCGATTTACAATCGTTTTAATCGCAATGTGCGCGGCGGAAATATCGGCGACGTATTTGTTTATCAGAATTTTGTCGATTCTTGTCCGCAGTTTGATTTGACCGTAGATTCCGAAGAAAAGAAGTTTTTGGGCAAAGATTATCAAAAAAGTTACGAATTTTCACTTTCGTATCTGTTTCGGCAATTCAGTCGTTTTGAAATGAAAGCGAGCGCCGTTTACGACAACCGAAAAGGCGCGGGAATGGAATTTTTGGGCGGATTTAGATTTTGAGTTTCTCGTTTGCCGAAACAAAAAACTTCCACATCGTTCAAAATTAAAGTATTTTCTTACGCTAGGACATTAAAAAGGGAATTTTATGCCGAAAAGAGTTTTAATTACCGGCGGAGCGGGATTTTTGGGTTCACATCTGTGCGAAAAACTTCTCAAACTAGGACATAGCGTTATTGCGCTTGATAATTTTTTTACGGGAAATAAGCGAAACATAAGCCTTCTCAAAGATTACGATAATTTTGAGTTTATTCGCCACGACGTAACTCAGCCGATAATGCTTGAAGTCGATATGATTTACAATTTGGCGTGTCCCGCCAGCCCGATTCACTACCAATACAACCCTGTAAAAACGACTAAGACGAGCGTTATGGGTGCGATAAATACGCTTGGTCTTGCAAAAAGAATCAAAGCGAGAATTTTACAGGCAAGCACTTCGGAGGTTTACGGCGATCCGTTGCCGCAATTTCATCCGCAGCAGGAAATTTATTGGGGGAATGTGAATCCTATAGGTATTCGCAGTTGCTATGACGAAGGAAAACGTATAGCCGAGACGCTGTTTTTTGATTATTACCGTCAAAATAAAGTCGATATTCGCATCATTAGGATTTTTAATACTTACGGACCTAAAATGCATCCTAACGACGGACGCGTCGTGAGTAACTTTATCGTTCAGGCGCTGCGAAATAAGGATATTACGATTTACGGAAAAGGCGACCAGACACGCTCCTTCTGCTATTGCGACGATTTGCTTGAAGGTATGTATCGCCTTATGGAAAGTAATTATATAGGTCCGATGAATGTTGGAAATCCGAATGAATTTACGATTTTGGAATTGGCGCAAAAAGTCGTTGAAATTACAAATTCAAAATCAAAATTAGTGTATTGTCAACTACCTTGCGACGATCCGAAACAGCGCCGTCCGGATATTTCTTTGGCGAAAAAAGAGTTGAATTGGTCGCCGAAAATCGAATTGTCGGAAGGGCTGAAATACACGATTGAGTATTTCGACGAACTTATGAAAAAAGAACCCGACGTTTTCGCTGAAATCAGGTGAACAAGCGTTTATATAAATCCAAGTACGCATTAACCAATCCCGTTTTTCTATCTTCATTAAAAGTCCATTCAATATAAAAGATTGCT
The DNA window shown above is from Chitinispirillales bacterium and carries:
- a CDS encoding SDR family oxidoreductase, with the protein product MPKRVLITGGAGFLGSHLCEKLLKLGHSVIALDNFFTGNKRNISLLKDYDNFEFIRHDVTQPIMLEVDMIYNLACPASPIHYQYNPVKTTKTSVMGAINTLGLAKRIKARILQASTSEVYGDPLPQFHPQQEIYWGNVNPIGIRSCYDEGKRIAETLFFDYYRQNKVDIRIIRIFNTYGPKMHPNDGRVVSNFIVQALRNKDITIYGKGDQTRSFCYCDDLLEGMYRLMESNYIGPMNVGNPNEFTILELAQKVVEITNSKSKLVYCQLPCDDPKQRRPDISLAKKELNWSPKIELSEGLKYTIEYFDELMKKEPDVFAEIR